The DNA segment AGCGGGGCGACCGCCAGCGCGTCGCGCAGCGGCTGGGCGTTCTTGAAGGTCATGTTGCCGGCGAACGACATGAAGTAGCCGGCGTCCGCGCAGATCCGGGCCATGTCCGCGTCGCCCGAGTAGCAGTGGAAGACGGTCCGCTCCGGCGCCCCCGCGTCCGCGAGGATGCGCAGGACGTCCGCGTGGGCCTCGCGGTCGTGGATGACGAGGGCCTTGCCGTGACGCTTGGCGATCTCGATGTGGGCCCGGAAGGACTCCTCCTGGGCGGCCATGCCCTCGGGGCCGGTACGGAAGTGGTCGAGGCCGGTCTCGCCGACGCCGCGTACGTGGGGCAGGGCGGCGAGCGCGTCGATCTCGGCGAGGGCGTCGTGCAGCGCGGCGCTGCCGCCCGCCTCACGGGCCCCCTGCCTCGACCAGCCATCGGGGTCGCCGTGGACGATGCGCGGCGCCTCGTTGGGGTGGAGGGCGACGGCGGCGTGCACGTTCGCGTGGGCGGCGGCGGTCTCGGCGGCCCAGCGGGAGCCCTTCACGTCGCAGCCCACCTGGACCACGGTCGTCACGTTCACCGCGGCGGCCCTGGCCAGGCCCTCCTCGACGGTGCCGTCCTGCATGTCCAGGTGGGTGTGCGAATCGGCGACCGGGACCCGGAGGGGTTCCGGCAGCGGCGGTGCTTCGGTGCGGCTCATGGGCACGATCGTACGAGGATCGCGCCGCGGGGGTCTCCGCCAAGCGGTCTGAGCTGTCTGAACGGTCTGAACGGTCACCTGCGGAAGGGGTGCAGGAGATTGGAGAGGTGCCAGTGGTGGCCGGTGGACGGGGCGGCGGTGGCCGCGGTGGCCGGCCGGGGTTCCTCGGGCGGCTCCTGGGGGATCAGCGGTCCGGCGGGGGGCTGCGTGCGCGCGTCGTGCAGGAGCCGCTGGACGGTCGAGACCCGGCCGGCCCGCATGATCCGTACGACGTGCCCGCCGCAGTTGGCGCAGGTGGGGGTGGAAAGCGGGGACGGCACCCGTTCGCCGTCCGCCTTGTAGACCACGTAGGCGTGGTTGGAGGCGTCGACGTGGTGTTCTATCTCGTAGGCCTGCTCCCAGCCGTGCCCGCACCTCATGCAGGCGAAGGCGTAGGCCTCGTGCGCGGTGGTGATGGTGGTGTCGCTCATGCCTGCTCCTCTTGTCCGTCGGACAAGCACTCCGGGGAATGCGCCCTGAATTCCAGTGGACGCCTTCGCCGGCGGGAGCGCACCGGGCCGGGTCGAGTATTGGAGCGGTTTTGGCCTGCTCGTGGTCAAAGAGCCCGGTTCGCGGCTCTCGCTTTGCTTTTCACGATAGTCCTTTGCCGTCCGCGTGGCCGGTCCTGGCCGCATTCTTTGCCGCGACGACCGCGTCGAACACCTCGCGTTTGGGCAGGCCCGCCTCGGCGGCCACGGCGGCGATCGCCTCCTTGCGCCTCTCCCCCGCCTCCTCGCGCACCCGCACCCTGCGCACCAGCTCCCCGGCGTCCAGTTCCTCGCCGCCCGCGGGCGCGCCCTCGACGACGACGGTGATCTCGCCGCGCACCTGCTCGGCGGCCGACCAGGCGGCGAGATCGCCCAGCGGGCCGCGCTTGACCTCCTCGTACGTCTTGGTCAGTTCCCGGCACACGGCGCCCCGCCGTTCCGCGCCGAACACCTCGGCCATCGCGGCGAGGGTGTCGTCCAGCCGGTGCGGTGCCTCGAAGAAGACCATCGTGCGGGGCTCGCGGGCGACCTCGCGGAGCTTGGAGAGGCGTTCGCCGCCCTTGCGCGGCAGGAACCCCTCGAAGCAGAACCGGTCCACCGGCAGCGCGGACAGGGCGAGCGCGGTGAGCACGGCGGACGGGCCGGGCACGGCGGTGACCCGGATGTCCTGCTCCACGGCGGCGGCGACCAGCCGGTAGCCGGGGTCGGAGACGGACGGCATGCCCGCGTCCGTGACCAGCAGCACCCGGGCGCCGCCGACCAGCGCCTCCACGAGTTCCGGCGTGCGCGCGGACTCGTTCCCCTCGAAGTAGGAGACGACGCGGCCCGTGGTGTGGACGCCGAGCCCCTGCGTCAGCCGGCGCAGCCGGCGGGTGTCCTCGGCGGCGATGACGTCGGCCGCCTCCAGCTCGGCGGCGAGCCGGGGCGGGGCGTCCGCCAGGTCGCCGATGGGGGTCCCTGCGAGCACGAGCGTTCCAGTCGATCCAGTCACCGTCCCATCCTCCCAGTACCGGCCGCGCCCCTCCCACAGACGTGTTCCCTACGATGGCGCCGTGACGAGTACTGCGCCCGACGCCCGGCAGGGCGAAGACGCCGGGGAACAGCACGGCACGGAGCCGACCTCCTGGGAGCGGCGGCTGCGCCGCTTCGGCCATTCCCCGCGCCCCGGAATCGGGCTGCGCGAGCGGCTGGTTCCGCCGTACACCCGGCCCGGAAAGCAGCTGTGGGCGGTGCTCGGCGTGCCGCCGGGGCTCGCCGAACGGCTGGTCCGCTGGTCGGCCTGGGGCGGGCCGCTGCTGGTGGCCGCGGTCGCCGGTGTGCTGCGGTTCTGGAAGCTGGGCAGCCCGCATGCGGTGATATTCGACGAGACGTACTACGCGAAGGACTCCTGGGCGCTGGTCAACCAGGGGTACGAGGGCGCGTGGCCCAAGGACGTCGACCGGCTGATCCTGAACGACCCCTCGCAGGTTCCGGTGCCGACCGATCCCGGTTATGTGGTGCATCCGCCGGTCGGCAAGTGGATCATCGGCCTGGGCGAGCAGATGTTCGGGTTCACGCCATTCGGC comes from the Streptomyces sp. NBC_00525 genome and includes:
- a CDS encoding TatD family hydrolase encodes the protein MSRTEAPPLPEPLRVPVADSHTHLDMQDGTVEEGLARAAAVNVTTVVQVGCDVKGSRWAAETAAAHANVHAAVALHPNEAPRIVHGDPDGWSRQGAREAGGSAALHDALAEIDALAALPHVRGVGETGLDHFRTGPEGMAAQEESFRAHIEIAKRHGKALVIHDREAHADVLRILADAGAPERTVFHCYSGDADMARICADAGYFMSFAGNMTFKNAQPLRDALAVAPLELVLVETDAPFLTPAPYRGRPNAPYLIPVTLRAMAEVRGLDEDTLAEAIADNTARAFDY
- the rsmI gene encoding 16S rRNA (cytidine(1402)-2'-O)-methyltransferase, yielding MLAGTPIGDLADAPPRLAAELEAADVIAAEDTRRLRRLTQGLGVHTTGRVVSYFEGNESARTPELVEALVGGARVLLVTDAGMPSVSDPGYRLVAAAVEQDIRVTAVPGPSAVLTALALSALPVDRFCFEGFLPRKGGERLSKLREVAREPRTMVFFEAPHRLDDTLAAMAEVFGAERRGAVCRELTKTYEEVKRGPLGDLAAWSAAEQVRGEITVVVEGAPAGGEELDAGELVRRVRVREEAGERRKEAIAAVAAEAGLPKREVFDAVVAAKNAARTGHADGKGLS